From Solibacillus sp. FSL W7-1436, one genomic window encodes:
- a CDS encoding primase C-terminal domain-containing protein codes for MAIFSYATKQDTLAKIIETIMHEGLLTYHPKYSDAPLDLQYRAKQLDKLHKKGAVFAVRNKSHFENGVKGYIITSNETLIKQANLISHFTPNVYRRYYYADDKRQTIKGFEEENLQQINAFVVDIDTKEYSLNDIQLACIDESIGEPTLILESERGYQVYFAMKTPIFISNKNQFRSLKVAKRIAENLKRSLASVEADMYCNDFGFFRMPNNRNVKWFNEYAIYDPATLIAWSQRKDADRGRQLYVVPQKTNSPSLLNTDWFHQLLQTTDVRGEKGQIGRNNYLFTLALVCYQDARDQSYTFDLLDQFNSRLRTPLPVKDLNTIVESAYSGRYHGPKKEYVEQLIELYAPHHKDIKVSFGHTAWYKHKKARKDRERSHLEEWEADITEWITAKKQVSEPFIWRTQKELCNEIGIANSSLNKLLKQSKKLLKTTSGKGRNAKTGWTTVDLYIAYIIWLKKDLGARFAFGIRALVEEQIDLMEHVAGYEVLLEKLRKLHFEQIINEQLTMSESLTGTG; via the coding sequence ATGGCTATTTTTTCGTATGCAACCAAACAAGATACACTAGCAAAAATCATCGAAACAATCATGCATGAAGGTCTTCTAACTTATCATCCAAAATATTCTGATGCACCCCTGGATTTGCAGTACAGAGCAAAGCAGCTGGACAAGCTCCACAAAAAGGGGGCTGTTTTTGCTGTACGCAATAAAAGCCATTTTGAGAATGGTGTAAAAGGTTATATCATCACATCAAATGAAACGCTCATCAAACAGGCAAATCTAATTTCGCACTTCACTCCAAATGTATATCGCCGCTACTACTATGCCGATGACAAACGCCAGACAATTAAAGGCTTTGAAGAGGAAAACCTGCAGCAAATCAACGCATTCGTAGTCGATATTGATACAAAGGAATACAGCCTTAACGATATTCAATTGGCATGCATTGATGAAAGTATAGGCGAACCTACCCTCATATTAGAATCGGAGAGGGGCTACCAGGTGTATTTTGCTATGAAAACGCCGATTTTTATATCAAATAAAAACCAGTTTCGCAGTTTGAAAGTAGCAAAACGCATTGCAGAAAACTTAAAACGCAGTTTAGCGAGTGTCGAAGCAGATATGTACTGTAACGACTTCGGTTTTTTCCGTATGCCCAATAACCGCAATGTGAAGTGGTTTAACGAATATGCTATCTATGATCCGGCCACGTTAATCGCATGGTCCCAGCGCAAAGATGCTGACAGAGGACGTCAGCTTTATGTAGTACCGCAAAAAACAAACAGTCCTTCTCTATTGAACACAGATTGGTTTCACCAGCTGCTTCAAACAACGGATGTAAGGGGTGAAAAAGGACAAATCGGGCGTAACAACTATTTGTTTACGCTTGCTTTAGTGTGCTATCAAGACGCGCGTGACCAAAGCTATACATTTGATTTACTGGATCAGTTTAACTCACGCTTACGCACACCCCTGCCAGTAAAAGACTTGAATACAATCGTTGAATCAGCATATTCCGGGCGGTACCACGGACCGAAAAAGGAATATGTTGAACAACTTATAGAACTATACGCGCCCCATCACAAAGATATTAAAGTATCTTTTGGCCATACGGCTTGGTACAAGCATAAAAAAGCGCGCAAAGACCGTGAACGCAGCCATTTAGAAGAATGGGAAGCAGACATCACGGAGTGGATTACGGCAAAAAAACAAGTTTCTGAGCCGTTTATTTGGCGTACCCAAAAAGAGCTGTGCAATGAAATCGGTATTGCAAACAGTTCTTTAAACAAGCTGCTAAAGCAATCAAAAAAACTATTGAAAACAACTAGCGGCAAAGGCCGTAATGCAAAAACAGGCTGGACAACCGTTGATTTATACATAGCGTACATCATTTGGCTGAAAAAAGATCTTGGCGCACGTTTTGCGTTCGGAATCCGCGCGTTGGTCGAAGAACAAATCGATTTGATGGAACATGTCGCAGGATATGAAGTACTTCTAGAGAAACTTAGAAAGCTTCATTTTGAACAGATAATTAATGAACAACTGACCATGAGCGAATCATTAACGGGTACTGGTTAA